The Bos mutus isolate GX-2022 chromosome 12, NWIPB_WYAK_1.1, whole genome shotgun sequence genome includes a window with the following:
- the MAB21L1 gene encoding putative nucleotidyltransferase MAB21L1, protein MIAAQAKLVYHLNKYYNEKCQARKAAIAKTIREVCKVVSDVLKEVEVQEPRFISSLNEMDNRYEGLEVISPTEFEVVLYLNQMGVFNFVDDGSLPGCAVLKLSDGRKRSMSLWVEFITASGYLSARKIRSRFQTLVAQAVDKCSYRDVVKMVADTSEVKLRIRDRYVVQITPAFKCTGIWPRSAAHWPLPHIPWPGPNRVAEVKAEGFNLLSKECHSLAGKQSSAESDAWVLQFAEAENRLQMGGCRKKCLSILKTLRDRHLELPGQPLNNYHMKTLVSYECEKHPRESDWDESCLGDRLNGILLQLISCLQCRRCPHYFLPNLDLFQGKPHSALENAAKQTWRLAREILTNPKSLEKL, encoded by the coding sequence ATGATAGCGGCCCAGGCCAAGCTGGTTTACCATCTGAATAAATACTACAACGAAAAATGCCAAGCCAGGAAAGCTGCCATTGCCAAAACCATCCGGGAAGTCTGCAAAGTAGTTTCCGACGTCCTGAAGGAGGTGGAGGTGCAGGAGCCCCGGTTCATCAGCTCTCTCAACGAGATGGACAATCGCTACGAGGGCCTCGAGGTCATCTCCCCCACCGAATTCGAAGTGGTGCTTTACCTTAACCAGATGGGGGTGTTCAACTTTGTGGACGACGGCTCGCTGCCCGGCTGCGCCGTGCTCAAGTTGAGCGACGGCCGCAAGAGGAGCATGTCGCTCTGGGTGGAATTCATTACTGCCTCCGGCTACCTCTCGGCGCGCAAAATCCGGTCCAGGTTTCAGacgctggtggctcaggcggtagaCAAGTGTAGCTACAGGGATGTGGTAAAGATGGTGGCGGACACCAGCGAAGTGAAACTGAGGATCCGAGACAGGTACGTGGTGCAGATCACCCCGGCTTTTAAATGCACCGGGATCTGGCCCAGGAGTGCTGCCCACTGGCCACTTCCCCACATCCCCTGGCCGGGACCCAACCGGGTGGCGGAGGTCAAAGCGGAAGGGTTCAATCTCTTGTCCAAGGAGTGCCACTCCCTGGCCGGCAAGCAGAGCTCGGCCGAGAGCGACGCCTGGGTGCTGCAGTTCGCGGAAGCGGAGAACAGACTGCAGATGGGGGGCTGCAGGAAGAAATGCCTCTCCATCCTCAAAACCTTGCGGGATCGTCACCTGGAACTGCCGGGCCAGCCCCTTAACAACTACCACATGAAGACTCTGGTTTCCTACGAGTGTGAGAAGCATCCCCGGGAGTCGGACTGGGACGAGTCCTGCCTGGGTGACAGGCTGAACGGGATTTTGCTGCAACTCATCTCCTGCCTGCAGTGCCGGCGCTGTCCTCACTACTTCCTACCGAACTTAGATCTGTTTCAAGGCAAACCTCACTCGGCTCTAGAGAACGCTGCCAAACAAACGTGGCGACTGGCGAGGGAGATCCTGACCAACCCGAAAAGTTTAGAGAAACTTTAG